Below is a window of Poecile atricapillus isolate bPoeAtr1 chromosome 2, bPoeAtr1.hap1, whole genome shotgun sequence DNA.
TGTTCTCCTCCTTGTCCGTGGCCTGGATGTTCAGCTTGGCCAATtgctcctccagcctcttcaacagcttcttcttcttctccacATTGCTGAGGGCAGAGAAGGAACAACACAATGTCCCAAAGCCCAGAAATTCCCTGGAATGGCAGAGTCCAAGGGGCCTTTCAGCACTAACCCATTTCTCAAGGGCTTGGATCTGGTGAGGtgcttttttaatattaaaattaacaaTAAGAAATGGAATTTCCACCACCAAAGGTGGGCAAACAAAATCCAGCATCCTGGAATGggttgcccagaggagctgtggctgtcccatccctggaagtgtccaaggccaggttggacagagtttggagcaacctgggagagTAGGAGGTGTCCCTGAAGGGAACCATCCACAAGATCTTGATCATCTTCCAAACTTTCATGGGATAAGAAGGACCCAATCCCAAACACGGGCATTTCTGTTCTGACAGGATCCATGAGTCCTCTGGATCCCTCTTCAAGGGGGGATTCCAAGGAAAAGCCACTCACTCTTCTGCTTTGGCATCCTTTTTGTCTTTAAACTCATCTTCAGcttttttcagttcttcctGGGCTTCCTCCACTTGTTTCTTCTTGGCATCGATCTGTGGAAGTGAAAAAGTCAGACAACACTTCCAACCTCCCTGAAAGTTTCAGtttcctccctcttttccttcACACACCATTCCTCAATTTCTTACCAACCCTacttccccatttttccctgcagCATTTTATGGGCTCAAACATTTTTTTAGCATCTTGTAAAATATCATCCCAGCCCAGGTGCCACAAATGCTTGGAGCTCCTAAATCTGTTCATCTTCTGCACCTGCCTGAGACTGAGGGACTTGTGACAGCACCAGAGCCCTCAGAAAAGCCCCAGTCCATCAATAGGCTGTGAGCAAAACCTGAGGACAATTAAAAGTGGTAATTTATGATATTTTCAAGCTCTCCTCCTACaagaaaagacaggaaaactGATTTCCCTGATCTTGATCCAACTGGGACAGAGCTGCCATCACAAAATGCCCCCAGGTTGGCTTGACAACAGAGTGATGAAAAATGCTCCAAATTCATAAAAACTCACCCAAATTCTGTGCCAAGCAGCTTCCTCCAGCATTTGAGGTCACCAcatccctccccacccctgggTTGCAATCCACTATTCCCAGGACATTCCCTGATGTTCTTGACCAAGGTGATTCCTTCAGACATCACCCCAGcccaaaaataaaactcagagGGCAGATTAGGTCTGGGACCTCTCAGCTGGGTCTGTCTCACCTTTTCCTGGAGGACTTGCATGGATCTGGCAAAGGTCTTTGGTACGGACCTCTGATGGTTGCACAGGATGGCCACGGCTCGGTTGGCCCGGTTGTAGGACAGGAGTTTTCCTGCAACGTTGTCTTCAGctggaaagaaatgaaaacttcaCTCTGACTCCATTCCAGGAGTCGGGAAAAGCAGGGAATACAGCAGAAGGAAAGGCAAACAAGTTGCCATCGCATTctctctccagggagagcaATAATGGCTGTGGGAATTGGGGAAGGACAACTGAGCATCACAATCTGATGCTGTGACTCATCCCTCACATACCCAAGGAGGCAGAAATAGCGCAACCAACCAGCAACACaggggaaagaggggaaaatattCCCATCCTGGCCATCAGAGCATCCCTGAATTCACCGTTTCTCACTTACCAACATCCCTGACTTGCTGCTCACCCCCATTTGTTACTCCCACCCCTCTGTGTGAAGCGTCACCTGCCCAGGTGGGACATGGGCAGTTTTAGGGATCCCAAGAATGGACATTCCTGAGCCCACCACGCTCTTATGGTCCCCCCCATGCTCTGCCAACACAACCACTGGAACTCACCATTGGTGAGGGCcttgagctgctcctgcagggtgATGGAAGCGTTGTAGGTCCTGAAGACTTTGGCCGTCAAACCATCCATGAGGTGCTGGAGGTGTTTGTTCAGGAAGTTTGTctggaggagggaaaagagggaaaagtgaAAGGGAACTCACAGCAGGAGCTCTAGtgacaggaaaaggaggaatggcttcaaactgacaaaGGGTTTGATAAGATATTGGGAAGGAGTTCTTCCCTGCGAGGccctggaatggaattcccacagaagctgtggctgtcccatccctggaattgttcaaggttggatggagcttggagcaacctggcatagtggaaggtgtccctgcccatggcaaggatTCAGAACTTGACAGTCCTTGGGAtcccttcctacccaaaccactctatgattCCACAAAGGAATAGAACAAGCAGAAGCCAGGACAAATCTCTTCTTAGACCATTTTCTGCCCAAGCCACCAAAATTAgtcattaacaaaaaaattaaatcctgcaGCTTGTAGAGATACTTGTGGGGTCAGGTCATCATCTACCCAACACTGTTCTAAAATTCCACCtaaatccaccaaaaaaaaaaaaataaaaatctttctgGAAGTCAACAATTTCTGCCCATCCACATCCAAGAGGACAGACATAAGCAcctgaggacatggtttagtagtggacctggcagtgctgggttaatgctCGGATGTggtgatcttagaggtcttttccaaacaaTCATTCTTCATCTCACACCCAATatcacatccctgctctgcagagaacGTGGGTCTGCTCATCAaacccacatcccatcccaagGAAGGCGAAGGAGGCAGTTTTTCCAGGAGAGAAGGCAGCATGTCCCTCCAGCAGCCTCTCCCACTTCTGTGGAGCCCTAATGAGGCGCAAAAGCATCAAAAAGCTGAGGTCTGGTACCTCCAGTAATTCCCCAAAATGTGGGCAGACCTTCCCAGGCTACAAAAAGCCCAAGTGGGTGAgttggaggagggaaggagcaggaatccagctcctcagcagggACACTCCAGAGTGCAGAAAGAGGCTGGAAAACCTACAGGGTGTTCAGACAGTGACAATGGTGTCCCCCTGGAGAGCCAAGAGGTTAAATAAGGCAAAGGGATGACCACCAAAGGTGGCCAAGGGTGTCATAGTTTGGCTTCAGGGCCACCAGTACAGTTTGGAAAGCTTCAAGGTGACAACTCACAGAGAGCTGGTCAAAGAGGTCATCGCTGGGGTCCTTGTTCTTCATGAACAGCTGCAGGTTCTTGAAcacctgaggaggaggaaaggacaGCCCCCGTCAGGGCCAAGGAATGAATTGCTCCCAGACATCTccctcatctctctctcttcctccagATGGACTCTGATTCACCCTTGTGTTGGCACATCCCACCAACCTTCCCAACTTCAAGGTGCCACTGGGTGTTCCCCCCTCCACATTTCCCATCTCTGACATTCCAGTTTCTCCACAAACACCATTAAAATCTTCTTTCCCGTGGGCAAAGGAAAATCATTCAATATAAATGGAGACATCTCAAGTCCTGATGCTCATGAGATAATTGAGGATGCTCCAGCAAGAGGTGGGACTTCTCCCTCGTGGTTCATAGGGTAGAACAACCTTGGAAGTCCTATCCCAAAATTTCTCCTGTTCTCCAGGGTTAAAGCACACCTTGGTAGCAGGTTTTGGATGGAAATTTGGGACTGATAAACACCGAGGGAATCCAGATAACCAAGCACTTCCTTTAATCCCCACTCACCTGCTTTTCCACGGACACTTTGTTGTAGTAACGGATGGAGTCTTTCCCAAGGAAGTCGAACTCTACCACGTGCTCCTGCCCATCCAGCTGGGGGTGCAGCTGGATGTGCTCCACGcgcagggagcagcagccaacTGTGTCCGCCgtctccccttcctccttctcgTTCCCAGCTCGCAGGGCCAGCTGGAAGGAAATAAGGAGTCATCCATCCCATGCCATTCCGCCTCAATCCCCCTTTCCCTGGTTGTTAAAGTGGATTGGGACTAGAGGAGATCTGACCATCTCCATCTATGGATTCATAGAAggatttggaagggaccttcaagatcacttggttccaaccccctgcagtGGGGGTCTCACTAGAGACTATTTTCATCTTCCACACATCTGGAAATATTTGaatccaggctggatggggcttggagccacctggtcaagtggaaggtgtccccgCCCACGGGagagggttggaatgagatgatcttgaaggtcccatccaaccaaaccattccaggattccataaTGATCCCTAGATTCTGCATATGGAGCCACCCTGGGTGGCAGAACCAGCAAACGCCAGAAGCTGCACAGTGGGGTGGATCGGGGAAGTGAATTCCCAACTTCCACGTGGATGGGGAACTGGGGTGAGGCTGTGGATACCTTATCAATGAAGTAGAGGGCCACTgctctttgccttttctttatCTCCTTGGACTTCCAGTCTCTTCTGTATTGAGCCCGGATTGTGTGGACAACATCCTTCAGGCGCCGAGCCACCTCGTATTTCTGCCAGTCCTTCTCCCCCTGGAATGGGAAGCCAGGACATTTCCCGTTCCATGCCCCATCTTTATTCTACCCCTACCTGCTCTGGTCAAATCCTGCTCTAGAAACACCTCCAGCATCTAAATCCTGCTCAAACCTCATTGTTTTCTTGGGGAAAATGCGTGAAGGGaataaactggaaaagaaacagTCCATCCAGGGTTTCTGTGCCCTCTGCTGGCCGTGTTGGATCTGGATCTCAGCCGAGTCAAGGTGTTCTCCACCAGCCAGAGCATGGAAAAAGACCAAGTGGTCAAACCAAACCAACTCCTTGGACACCAGTGTGAACTGACAGAGCACTTGCTCAGTTGTGTCCACCTGGGCAGCATTCCCACTTTCCTTGAGCCCTTGGAAATAGCCTCAAATCCCCTTTCTCTTCCCACAGAGTTCAATCCCATCTCTTCCTACCCTCCACTTCCTGGTATAAATTAACCCAGCTCTGGTCCCTGTGGATCTTCTTAGCCCTTGTGGCTCCTTTCAGCCCCTGACTGGCTTCCAGCAGCCTTCCCTGGACACACACGAGCAACGTGGCCCCAGGATGACTCTGCCAGGAGCAACCCATTCCTTGGGATAAGTTCGATGCCTCACAATCATCTGTCCATTCCCTCTCACACCTTCATTTTGTTTATCCACTTTTAAGAGaagagccaggaaaaaaaaaaaaaaaattgttgctATTCCACATCCTGtctttcccagattttttcacCTCACTAAGGGCACCATTCCAACCTTCAGCTTGGAGCTGGGATTCAGCATGATGTACTTCAAGGTGTTCTGGATGTTCTCTGTCCACGAAGCCAGCCAGGTGACCGTGTTGTCAAAGCGCACCTCCTTCCACCTGTGACCTTCCGGGGGCTCAGGAATCTTGGAATCCCTGCGGAGAGAGCAGGATTAGGGCTCTTGGACCATGAAGAACCAAGTTTTCAGTGAGCCAAGGATGGTCACCACACTGAGAAAACATGGAATCCACCTAGAATTACTCCACAACATGGAATTATTAAAGTTGGAGAAGTCCTCCAAGATCGAGTCCAGTCGTGAACCGGCACTGCCACGAGCAccaaaccatgtccccaagtgccacatcaaCACAGCTTTCacatccctgcagggctggtgaCCCCACCACTGCCATGAGCAGCcacttccagtgcctgacaACCCTTTCTGTGGACAAGTTTTCCCTAATGTCCAGCCTAAAGCTcctctggcacaacttgaggccatttcctcttctataattttttttttttctggaagaagaGACCAAGTCCTATGTGGCTCCACCCTCCTGTCAAGGAGTTGTAGAAGGTCCCCcccctctgagcctccttttctccaggctgagcccctccagctccctcagctgctcctggtgctccagacccttcccacaATCAGGAGTTTATAATTTGGATGCTGGGAACAGGAGGAAAACTTGCTGGACTGATGGGGGATGTTTTAAATCAAGGTCTTCAAATGGGTGGCTTAAGACCAGTCCAGCTCACAGAACTCAGAGGGAAAAAGACTCTCAGGAGatggaaaacagggattttAGAAGATGGAAAAACCCCAACTGTGGGCAGAGGAAGCCCCAAGAGCTCAGCGCTTTCAAGGACAGCCCACCTGCTGCAGTTGATGATGACATCTTCGGGCATGATCCTCTTCTTCAGCatccccattttggggtgcTCCCCACGGCCACGGAAGAGCCCTGGAGGTTCTGTTTTGAAGTTGCCAATCTTCTCCCGGTGCCCATCCAGGATGCAGTATCCATATTCCTCCTGGATCTTATCCGCCTCCTCCTTCAGCTTCTGAAACCAggacaccacaaaaaaaacccagaatggtttggactgGAAAGGATCTTCAACATTCCAGCCAAGAAGTCTAAAGGGCCATCATTCCCTTGGCAAAGTCCACAATCCTCTGGACAGGGAAGGACTCCAAAACATGATCCAAGGATGACTGGCACCCTGCAAAGCCATGGAATGTGCAGGAACTGCTGATAAAATTCAGGAAGAGGGGGGCAATGGCCATGGAGATAAAGCTGGATTAAAGAAGTCCAAGCTCAGGGCACAACACCAGAAAAGACAACAATGAAGagccaaaattcccaaaactgGACCCAAAACATGTCACAGGAACCAGTTCCTCACCTGCTTCTCCTCCTTGGGGAGCGCCTTCCGGGCCTCATTTTTGTCCACAAAATATTTGTGGATCTCCCTGAAGTCACATTTTTCCAGGTCCTTGATTATCTCTTGCTCCTCTGAGGTCATTTCCTGGGAAagagaggagaggggctgggaaaa
It encodes the following:
- the TOP1MT gene encoding DNA topoisomerase I, mitochondrial isoform X4; protein product: MPCPEWLDPGTEERGWWEEEKKGDGVKWVQLEHRGPYFVPLYEPLPEDVQFYYDGKPFKLSLATEEIATFYAKMLDHEYTTKEVFQNNFFHDWRKEMTSEEQEIIKDLEKCDFREIHKYFVDKNEARKALPKEEKQKLKEEADKIQEEYGYCILDGHREKIGNFKTEPPGLFRGRGEHPKMGMLKKRIMPEDVIINCSRDSKIPEPPEGHRWKEVRFDNTVTWLASWTENIQNTLKYIMLNPSSKLKGEKDWQKYEVARRLKDVVHTIRAQYRRDWKSKEIKKRQRAVALYFIDKLALRAGNEKEEGETADTVGCCSLRVEHIQLHPQLDGQEHVVEFDFLGKDSIRYYNKVSVEKQVFKNLQLFMKNKDPSDDLFDQLSTNFLNKHLQHLMDGLTAKVFRTYNASITLQEQLKALTNAEDNVAGKLLSYNRANRAVAILCNHQRSVPKTFARSMQVLQEKIDAKKKQVEEAQEELKKAEDEFKDKKDAKAEDNVEKKKKLLKRLEEQLAKLNIQATDKEENKQIALGTSKLNYLDPRISVACERQEHGCGLA
- the TOP1MT gene encoding DNA topoisomerase I, mitochondrial isoform X3 → MPCPEWLDPGTEERGWWEEEKKGDGVKWVQLEHRGPYFVPLYEPLPEDVQFYYDGKPFKLSLATEEIATFYAKMLDHEYTTKEVFQNNFFHDWRKEMTSEEQEIIKDLEKCDFREIHKYFVDKNEARKALPKEEKQKLKEEADKIQEEYGYCILDGHREKIGNFKTEPPGLFRGRGEHPKMGMLKKRIMPEDVIINCSRDSKIPEPPEGHRWKEVRFDNTVTWLASWTENIQNTLKYIMLNPSSKLKGEKDWQKYEVARRLKDVVHTIRAQYRRDWKSKEIKKRQRAVALYFIDKLALRAGNEKEEGETADTVGCCSLRVEHIQLHPQLDGQEHVVEFDFLGKDSIRYYNKVSVEKQVFKNLQLFMKNKDPSDDLFDQLSTNFLNKHLQHLMDGLTAKVFRTYNASITLQEQLKALTNAEDNVAGKLLSYNRANRAVAILCNHQRSVPKTFARSMQVLQEKIDAKKKQVEEAQEELKKAEDEFKDKKDAKAEDNVEKKKKLLKRLEEQLAKLNIQATDKEENKQIALGTSKLNYLDPRISVAWCKKFGIPIEKIYNKTQREKFAWAIDMAGEDFEF
- the TOP1MT gene encoding DNA topoisomerase I, mitochondrial isoform X1; the encoded protein is MPCPEWLDPGTEERGWWEEEKKGDGVKWVQLEHRGPYFVPLYEPLPEDVQFYYDGKPFKLSLATEEIATFYAKMLDHEYTTKEVFQNNFFHDWRKEMTSEEQEIIKDLEKCDFREIHKYFVDKNEARKALPKEEKQKLKEEADKIQEEYGYCILDGHREKIGNFKTEPPGLFRGRGEHPKMGMLKKRIMPEDVIINCSRDSKIPEPPEGHRWKEVRFDNTVTWLASWTENIQNTLKYIMLNPSSKLKGEKDWQKYEVARRLKDVVHTIRAQYRRDWKSKEIKKRQRAVALYFIDKLALRAGNEKEEGETADTVGCCSLRVEHIQLHPQLDGQEHVVEFDFLGKDSIRYYNKVSVEKQVFKNLQLFMKNKDPSDDLFDQLSTNFLNKHLQHLMDGLTAKVFRTYNASITLQEQLKALTNAEDNVAGKLLSYNRANRAVAILCNHQRSVPKTFARSMQVLQEKIDAKKKQVEEAQEELKKAEDEFKDKKDAKAEDNVEKKKKLLKRLEEQLAKLNIQATDKEENKQIALGTSKLNYLDPRISVACKCPVLLHLQLGTKQLELPEGREVLGEGRVLRHQRGLRRNRRFVPVEEDHQEVLQHLPTPQLPPGPGHLHLLLLPKLPVQPECVPGAPAGSPVRCWGSRSVPFFSFLMEGNGP
- the TOP1MT gene encoding DNA topoisomerase I, mitochondrial isoform X2; the protein is MLDHEYTTKEVFQNNFFHDWRKEMTSEEQEIIKDLEKCDFREIHKYFVDKNEARKALPKEEKQKLKEEADKIQEEYGYCILDGHREKIGNFKTEPPGLFRGRGEHPKMGMLKKRIMPEDVIINCSRDSKIPEPPEGHRWKEVRFDNTVTWLASWTENIQNTLKYIMLNPSSKLKGEKDWQKYEVARRLKDVVHTIRAQYRRDWKSKEIKKRQRAVALYFIDKLALRAGNEKEEGETADTVGCCSLRVEHIQLHPQLDGQEHVVEFDFLGKDSIRYYNKVSVEKQVFKNLQLFMKNKDPSDDLFDQLSTNFLNKHLQHLMDGLTAKVFRTYNASITLQEQLKALTNAEDNVAGKLLSYNRANRAVAILCNHQRSVPKTFARSMQVLQEKIDAKKKQVEEAQEELKKAEDEFKDKKDAKAEDNVEKKKKLLKRLEEQLAKLNIQATDKEENKQIALGTSKLNYLDPRISVACKCPVLLHLQLGTKQLELPEGREVLGEGRVLRHQRGLRRNRRFVPVEEDHQEVLQHLPTPQLPPGPGHLHLLLLPKLPVQPECVPGAPAGSPVRCWGSRSVPFFSFLMEGNGP